CGAGGAAACTGATAGCACATTACGCTCGGTACAGTTTGACCCTGAAGTGAAACAGAAGTCGGGTTATCGCAGAGCTAGAATGACGAAAACTCAGTTCCGTTTGGCGAGAGTGAGCGGCGGCGTGAATCAGCTTTCGGTCTTTGTTGTTGCAGGAGTCGGGAAGTAAAGTGTGTGCCCTGGAGCAGTCGCCGCAGCAACTTATCTACAATCTGTACAACCTGGTGGCACTCGCTGAGCTCAGAGGATACGCGCTGATGCAATTCTCGTGGATGATTCTCAAGCAGTACGAAAAGggtaaacaataaataacagaaatttttaaattaaaatttaactgaggaaaattgcaggaaatttCACGCGTGAGGCGGAGCTGCTGCAAGCCAAGACTGAACTGCGATCGGCAGAAAAAGCCGCGGCGGCCAGCGAGGCCATGAAAGAGGCCAGCCGATTCGTGTGGCGCTGCGACCCCAAGCAGCACGTCGAAAACGAGACCTACGTCCAGCTGACCGAGCTGCTACAGGGTTATGTGCAGAACGAAGTGGACCTCAATCCCAAGGCCTCCTGCGGCGAAAACTGCGCTTACTACACCTACGCCAAGGTGAGCAAAGCCAAgtcaagataattttttgttgtaattAAATCCACATTTCTGATTATGATTTCAGGTACACGGTTGCTACCACAACCAGTATTGTAGCAAGCAACGAAAGTGCGCCGGACGCGTGTTCGACTGTCAGTTCGTCGACTCTGATAGTTGGGTCTGCCCTTCCGAGCAGCCAAGTCGGCGTTACGACTATATCGAGTTTGAGAATGGGCGTGTCCTGGGCCGGCCGGGACACTGCTCCCGCGGTACCACCAAGGTGGACAGCTGGTGGCGTTGGCTCTTTTGGCACTGCTCCTACTGCTTCTGCACTTGCGATGATGACGGACCCAACTCAGACAGGtgggaatatttattttttaattcatgttgacacaaaaaaattaaataatttttttaattccagatACATTAGTCTGCGTCCGTCCCTGGCTAACGTTTCCGCTGGCTACGCGGTTATAGGAATGCGTTTCGTCAAGCTGAAGAGAGTGGTGCACGTGCAGGTgcgtaataattaaaaaaattaaactagaaTGGGTGAGACATCCGGCGCAAAGGGACCAATTCAATCAGTcaactaaataatttcttaaataatttcaggTTCGTCAGGCGCGAGTGGGGCCCAGGGGCGTGGTGGAGGCGGCTTCTGCGGAGTGGCTGCCGCTGGAGGCATTCGACGTGGCGGCGACGGCGCCGGGACGCGACTACCACAAAATGGATTACGAACAACGCTCCATGGACCTCGACGACCTGACGGCGCCGCCGGGCTACGTGCTAACCGGAGTCAGGTTCAGGCGCATCGGCACCCACCTCAACCCCGAGATCCTCGCCACGCCCATGGACATGGCCGCCGGCACGCTCAACGCCGACGCCAGCCTTTGGATCGGCAACGACAACACCGACGCCGCCGTCGACGAACCTCGCACCGGAGTCCCACTCACGCTGCCGGATGTGCCCACCAGGTGAttaagagaaattattttaattatattggttatttaagtttattgtaactaatttttcaattatataatttacacCCTGTTAAGGCTTTTTAGTATATGAAAAGaatctaatattaaaaataaaattaaattaaagttaaattaattttgaaattctgacaGGTCTGTGGCATTGTCCGAGCCGGACTCGAAGCACGATCAGTTCGTAACTTTCACGCATACGGATGTTAGCAAGGACGCGGCGCAGACAACAGTACCGTTTCTGGACGCGCAGCCGGTGGCACCGGAGCCGCCGGTGCTGCTGTCCGGCGCCGGAATTTACCACAAGGGCCGCAGAGGCTACGGCGGTTTTGTCGGCCTTCGGCTGATCACCTACGACTTCAGTGATCTCCTCGGCGCCAATCGCACCGACGCTCCGCTCAACTGACTGCTAccatttttccataatttaacCGCGcgtaattaattgtaaatatagattaataaaatattttgtaaggAAAGACAATAAGTCCCTGACTTTCAATTGAATACCAAAAAGTAAACAGCCCGGATGATATTACTTTCGGTTGTTGAACGGATTTTAGGGTCAAAGCATGAAAAACCAAGTTTCACATTCGACAGAAAACGAAAGTGAAATTCCCTTACCTGGGTGCGGAGCGGGTGCGTCATGATGAGCTTCAGGGTATCACTTGAAGGCATGATTTCGTGGAGTTGTGCCCCCTGCTTCAATGCCTGGCATAAAAACGCGGCGTAGAATCGGTGCAGGGGCCAGTGGAACGACATTTGCAGGCTGTCGATCTGTAACAATTCAATCGGGATAAATTAATGacaatttatatattcaaattaaaatttgattgattcaTTTAACAAGCAATATTAACTTGAGATATAATTGGCTATTTTTTCTGCGCAGTAGACTTCAtagataaatttgtttaaaagaaattttaaaacaatacgTGATGCAAACAACACATTCCAGCCATTTGAAGCGagtcaaaaaattaagataaatgATATGAAAGGCGGAATTGAGTGTAATTATTTCTAGGTGCGATTAACATCGCAATTGACAACGACAGGCAAAATTACAACTCATGCTCTGGCGGGTTTAATGCGCGAAATAATTGCCAGGTGTTGAAGATTGCGTTGCCAGGCGCAAAAAATCCAGCGCTGGCAAGACGGCAATCTGCGTTTTTCTGTCGCACAGCAGTTATAACCAAAGCTCACAAGAACAGCGGATGATCATCTGTGCTTTTCATGGAATATTCGAAACAGGAAAATTAAGGTTTGCACTGtttgatgcaaataaaaactcaataaTTTAACAGATGCAAataacagttaatttttaaaacctctgCTCAACCCAATAACACCcctgagtggccgcagaggcgCAAAGGGGCTTGGGCCCAAtttggccatctttttgcctccTCCCACAAGACAATTGTCTGTAAAACCAACCTGTTGGGCTATTTGAGCATCTCAAGACACTTAACTAACCATCTTTTGcaatctctgacattgggcagccagtattaaacccctgaactgctcaaatatctccaaCGGGCTTTTTAAAAGTTCAGGGAAACAAATTACACGAAATGGGGCTTACTTCGGAGTCGACAGTGAGTCCTATTGCTGCGAACCACCTCTCCAAGGCGTCCAGACAGCTCCTGAGCACTCTTTTTGTCAGGTCGATATCTCCTGCGTCGGTGAGGTGCGACACCAACGACCACATTGGGTAGGCACTGGCCTCGAGCTCGGCAGAGAAGGCTGCGTAATACGTGCTTGGCTCAAACTCAACGTGTCTTTCCATCTCTCGCTTGTTCAAGTTCATTCCTGCAAAAAGTGACAGATTTTAGATCacatctcaaaatttaaatcaattagcaaactatttattgtttcaagcataatataatttttaaagaatgtcACAACTTCCCAAAACGTAGTCGCTAGCAATAAGTGCGAGCTTCAACTTTGGTCCCTTGCTTCGATTTAGCACATTTTACTAGCCAGAAACACATAAGTGGACAGGCTGAACATTAAAGTGCTTTTTAACCCGTTCGAATCCCTCAATAATCTTACCTTGCATCAAGGAGAGAAGGTCCAGCCACTCACTCAAAAGATTTGGATCCTCCAAGAATGTGAACGCAACGTCCTTGTGAGAGAGGACGTTGTTCAAATCGGACACAAGCGGCCAGTAGCAGTGGTCCTTCATCACCCGCGTTTCGCAATCAATCACTTTATGTGGGTTTTGTTTTCCCTCtgtcaacaaaaattat
The nucleotide sequence above comes from Cloeon dipterum chromosome X, ieCloDipt1.1, whole genome shotgun sequence. Encoded proteins:
- the orion gene encoding uncharacterized protein orion, with protein sequence MEWQRVLLALLLAFGVASGSLLPRTTDVSVAEARRQLLDTVSDLRRRSESEPSFSVRDVTKAFQSVDDELSRVDAQPLPDAATGVQLMLDGLWPWASALSEVRTTDAWYQKVRDVFRGAGDGLEDTAAAVAAPKQSDKAIDAAMLRLHEVVVRPDAKGLFKGVAEAATEESGSKVCALEQSPQQLIYNLYNLVALAELRGYALMQFSWMILKQYEKGNFTREAELLQAKTELRSAEKAAAASEAMKEASRFVWRCDPKQHVENETYVQLTELLQGYVQNEVDLNPKASCGENCAYYTYAKVHGCYHNQYCSKQRKCAGRVFDCQFVDSDSWVCPSEQPSRRYDYIEFENGRVLGRPGHCSRGTTKVDSWWRWLFWHCSYCFCTCDDDGPNSDRYISLRPSLANVSAGYAVIGMRFVKLKRVVHVQVRQARVGPRGVVEAASAEWLPLEAFDVAATAPGRDYHKMDYEQRSMDLDDLTAPPGYVLTGVRFRRIGTHLNPEILATPMDMAAGTLNADASLWIGNDNTDAAVDEPRTGVPLTLPDVPTRSVALSEPDSKHDQFVTFTHTDVSKDAAQTTVPFLDAQPVAPEPPVLLSGAGIYHKGRRGYGGFVGLRLITYDFSDLLGANRTDAPLN